The Paracholeplasma brassicae genome contains a region encoding:
- the rpmG gene encoding 50S ribosomal protein L33 — protein sequence MRELVKLVCTECGEENYYTTKNKKTTPGRLEMKKYCPRSRTYTVHREKK from the coding sequence ATGCGTGAATTAGTTAAATTAGTTTGTACAGAATGTGGCGAAGAAAACTACTACACAACTAAAAACAAAAAAACAACGCCAGGTCGTCTTGAAATGAAAAAATATTGCCCACGATCACGTACTTACACAGTACACCGTGAGAAAAAATAA
- a CDS encoding MBL fold metallo-hydrolase, with protein sequence MPVIIKGHDDLAHTYILKRFDHCIIVDPGGNYKQIMQHIEGYKVSYILLTHAHVDHMELIHLFECPIYMHKDDYLLLTNDDNNGFKDLRLTRKFHPTNLDIRFVKDGDLIPFVDQTVEVIHTPGHTKGSLCFLYKSELYTGDTLFKSGVGRTDLFGGSNILLTKSIKKLFKQVKDNTKVYPGHDQATSIKEEKKENKYVKQILSK encoded by the coding sequence ATGCCTGTAATAATTAAAGGCCACGACGACTTAGCTCACACCTACATTCTAAAACGATTTGATCATTGCATCATTGTTGACCCAGGCGGTAATTACAAACAAATCATGCAGCACATCGAGGGTTATAAGGTTTCATATATCTTATTAACGCACGCGCACGTCGATCACATGGAACTCATTCATTTATTCGAATGCCCAATCTACATGCATAAAGATGATTACTTGTTGTTAACAAACGATGACAATAATGGATTTAAAGATTTAAGACTCACTAGAAAGTTTCATCCAACAAATCTTGATATTCGATTTGTCAAAGATGGTGATTTAATTCCATTTGTGGATCAAACGGTTGAAGTAATTCATACACCAGGACATACCAAAGGTAGTCTATGCTTTCTATATAAGAGTGAACTCTATACAGGTGATACCTTATTTAAAAGTGGTGTCGGTCGAACGGATTTATTTGGTGGGTCAAACATATTGTTGACAAAATCAATTAAAAAACTGTTTAAGCAAGTTAAAGACAACACAAAAGTTTATCCAGGACATGATCAAGCAACTTCAATAAAAGAAGAGAAGAAAGAAAACAAATACGTCAAACAAATCTTATCCAAATGA